From a region of the Notolabrus celidotus isolate fNotCel1 chromosome 14, fNotCel1.pri, whole genome shotgun sequence genome:
- the LOC117825597 gene encoding extracellular calcium-sensing receptor-like: MYKYFSSRALRWMQTMTFAIQEINKRSDLLPQLKLGFHIRDSCDDIPVSLRASLLLVNGQPERSSRAESVKGDNETEKKDGFNSGCSAVQTTVSSVIIGDAASGVSMALLRTLGSFHIPLVSYFASCSCLSNQKEFPTFMRTMPSDAFQIRALARLVSYFGWTWVGVIGVESDYARFAIELFLQESVQYGVCAAYTHFYPVTLNQQALDELLDIIQMASSKVIINFSGESELQGILAEIRRRNVTGLQWIASEAWATAKSLWAKFGDLLTGTLGFAIRRADVIPELKEHLTNLKPSSIHKSAFLAEFWEELFHCRLNESVNSHSHKGDNYFDRLPCKGTEDLNDVYSPYSDVTQLRVSYNVYKAVYLVAHALHDMSNCKAGLGPFLNDTCADPKNFKPWQLIYYMKRAKFSALGEKINFDQNGDPIASYDLINWQKNPDGSLYLVKVGFYDASSPAGRSLVIKDSVIQWPVGKQASRSVCSDSCPPGFRIARRKGEPICCFDCVPCTEGEISNKTDSLECLRCSEESWPNNLRDHCIPKAIEFLSYHEVMGIVLCVISVLGACTSLSILAIFLTYKDTPLVRANNMELSFLLLVFLAVCFLVGLLFIGEPSDWLCRIRYPAFGISFALCISCLLAKTLVVLMAFRSTLPGNNVMKWFGPDQQRASVLLGTCIQVLICLIWMLTYPPYANNNTNYHSAIIIMECAAGSEVGFWCVLGYIGFLACMCFLMAFLARKLPDNFNEAKFITFSMLIFFAVWITFIPVYVSTAGKYTEAIHIFAILASAFALLFCIFAPKCYIIILKPEKNSKKNMMQR; this comes from the exons ATGTATAAATA TTTCAGCTCTCGTGCCTTGCGCTGGATGCAGACCATGACTTTTGCAATCCAAGAGATAAATAAGCGCAGTGACCTTCTGCCACAGCTCAAACTGGGATTCCACATCCGCGACAGCTGCGATGACATACCTGTGTCTTTAAGAGCATCTCTACTGCTTGTGAACGGCCAGCCAGAAAGAAGTTCCAGAGCTGAGAGTGTGAAAGGAGACAATGAAACCGAAAAAAAAGATGGTTTTAATTCAGGCTGTTCTGCAGTACAAACGACTGTATCCTCAGTAATCATAGGAGATGCTGCCTCTGGAGTGTCAATGGCACTGCTAAGAACCCTGGGTTCTTTCCATATCCCACTG GTGAGCTATTTTGCATCCTGCAGCTGTCTGAGTAATCAAAAGGAGTTCCCCACATTCATGCGCACAATGCCTAGTGACGCCTTCCAGATTAGAGCGCTGGCCCGGCTGGTTAGCTATTTTGGCTGGACGTGGGTGGGAGTCATTGGCGTAGAGTCTGATTACGCTCGCTTTGCCATTGAGCTCTTTCTGCAGGAGTCGGTGCAGTACGGTGTGTGTGCTGCCTACACTCACTTTTACCCCGTAACACTGAATCAGCAGGCTCTAGATGAGCTTCTGGATATTATTCAG ATGGCATCTTCAAAGGTCATCATTAACTTTTCTGGTGAGTCCGAGCTGCAGGGGATTCTGGCAGAGATACGACGTCGGAATGTAACCGGGCTGCAGTGGATCGCTAGTGAAGCTTGGGCTACTGCCAAATCACTCTGGGCAAAGTTTGGAGATCTCCTGACAGGAACTCTGGGGTTCGCCATCCGGAGAGCTGATGTGATTCCAGAACTGAAAGAGCACCTAACTAATCTCAAACCATCGAGTATTCATAAATCAGCTTTTTTAGCAGAGTTTTGGGAAGAGCTGTTTCACTGCCGCCTGAATGAGTCAGTGAACAGCCACTCTCACAAGGGTGATAACTACTTCGACAGGTTGCCATGTAAAGGGACGgaggatttgaatgatgtttatTCTCCTTACTCTGATGTGACACAGCTTAGAGTGTCCTATAATGTCTACAAGGCGGTGTATCTTGTGGCCCATGCTTTGCATGATATGAGTAACTGCAAAGCTGGCCTGGGGCCTTTCCTCAATGACACCTGTGCAGACCCAAAGAACTTCAAACCTTGGCAG CTGATCTACTATATGAAACGTGCAAAATTTTCTGCACTGGGAGAGAAAATCAATTTCGATCAAAATGGAGACCCCATTGCTTCTTATGATCTCATAAACTGGCAGAAGAATCCAGACGGCTCACTTTATTTGGTAAAAGTTGGTTTCTATGACGCCTCCTCGCCTGCTGGACGCAGCCTGGTCATAAAGGACTCAGTGATTCAGTGGCCTGTTGGGAAGCAG GCTTCCCGGTCTGTATGCAGTGACAGCTGTCCTCCAGGCTTCCGCATCGCCAGGAGAAAAGGGGAACCCATCTGCTGTTTTGACTGTGTCCCTTGTACTGAGGGAGAAATTAGTAACAAGACTG ATTCTTTGGAATGCTTACGCTGCTCAGAGGAATCTTGGCCCAATAACCTCAGAGATCACTGCATCCCAAAGGCTATTGAGTTCCTGTCTTACCATGAGGTGATGGgtattgtgttgtgtgtaaTTTCTGTCCTCGGAGCTTGTACTTCCCTCTCAATCCTTGCCATATTCCTTACGTACAAAGACACACCACTGGTTCGGGCCAACAACATGGAGCTGAGCTTCCTTCTCCTGGTGTTTCTTGCTGTCTGTTTTCTTGTTGGCCTTCTGTTCATTGGTGAGCCCTCAGACTGGCTCTGCCGCATCAGATACCCAGCATTTGGGATCAGTTTTGCTCTCTGCATTTCCTGCCTGCTGGCCAAGACTTTAGTGGTCCTAATGGCTTTCAGGTCCACACTGCCAGGAAATAATGTCATGAAGTGGTTTGGACCTGACCAGCAGAGAGCAAGTGTGCTTTTAGGGACATGTATTCAG GTACTAATCTGTCTTATCTGGATGCTCACATATCCACCTtatgccaacaacaacacaaattaCCACAGTGCTATCATCATTATGGAGTGTGCTGCTGGCTCAGAGGTTGGCTTCTGGTGCGTTCTTGGATACATCGGCTTCCTGGCCTGCATGTGTTTCCTAATGGCCTTTTTGGCACGAAAGCTGCCTGATAATTTCAATGAGGCAAAGTTCATCACCTTCAGCATGCTGATATTCTTTGCAGTGTGGATTACTTTTATTCCAGTTTATGTAAGCACAGCAGGAAAATACACTGAAGCCATCCATATTTTCGCTATTTTAGCCTCAGCTTTTGCTCTCCTATTCTGTATTTTTGCTCCAAAGTGCTACATTATTattctgaaaccagaaaaaaacagcaagaaaaacatgatgcaaagaTGA
- the LOC117825426 gene encoding extracellular calcium-sensing receptor-like has product MIYTIEEINKDPALLPNITLGYGIFDSCASPTNTLRAALTLASRPEETSTCPPAICALIAEAGSSQSSAVAGALGPFQVPIVSYFSTCACLSDKTKYPTFFRTIPSDYFQAKALAALVRRFGWQWIGAIQSDTEYGRNGIQAFTEEVKKHGICIAFVGTILRTYPMDKILDVVEIIKQSTVKVILAFISESDFYPLMQEVVKQNITGIQWIASEGWITAPRISTPEMYPAFSGVLGFVVQKMAIPKLKPFLTSISPYADPSAAFVKDFWEMMVGCTPDPLGEHTGTKAVHEVCTGNETLMNSQDVFFNVTELRVTYNVYNAVYAIAHALHQLVFCQPAGGKVMKPCLNLSEIQPKKVTDHLRRVNFRNQFGDDVFFDANGDPPASYDLINWQLKDGQVQHVTVGHFVSAANGDYKLSIKDEDIVWRTGEMVPKSVCSNICPKGTRKAQIKGKPACCFDCIPCADGTIANSTGAADCTPCPREYWSNEGKYECIPKTVEFLTYVEPMGIALTVVSLIGALLSLVTMIVFICYRETPVIKASNSELSCFLLFSLFLCFLCPLTFMGRPTVWTCMLRHTAFGVTFALCISCVLEKTIVVVTAFKATIPGKKAAAKFGPAQQRIIVCSCTLIQIVICVLWLKLNPPFSDMVFRYSNTKIVLECNTGSEAAFYAVLGYIGILAIICLALAFLARKLPDNFNEAKFITFSMLIFCAVWITFIPAYVSSPGKFTVAVEIFAILSSAFGLLISIFAPKCYIILIKPEKNTKKHVMGKL; this is encoded by the exons ATGATATATACAATTGAAGAAATCAACAAAGATCCTGCTCTCCTGCCAAACATAACTCTTGGCTATGGGATCTTTGACTCATGTGCATCTCCTACAAATACTCTGCGTGCTGCACTGACACTGGCAAGCAGACCTGAGGAGACTTCAACTTGTCCCCCAGCAATATGTGCCCTTATAGCAGAGGCAGGATCGTCTCAGTCCTCAGCTGTGGCTGGAGCTCTCGGACCATTTCAAGTGCCAATA GTGAGTTACTTCTCAACATGTGCCTGCCTGAGTGACAAAACCAAATATCCTACATTTTTTCGGACAATTCCCAGCGACTACTTCCAGGCGAAAGCTTTGGCAGCACTGGTTAGACGTTTTGGCTGGCAGTGGATTGGAGCAATACAGTCAGACACTGAATATGGGAGGAATGGGATCCAGGCTTTTACTGAGGAGGTTAAGAAACATGGGATCTGCATTGCATTTGTAGGGACAATTCTACGAACGTACCCTATGGATAAGATTTTGGATGTTGTTGAAATTATAAAGCAGTCAACTGTCAAGGTCATCCttgcttttatttcagagagTGACTTTTACCCTCTGATGCAAGAGGtggtaaaacagaacatcacagGGATTCAGTGGATTGCCAGCGAGGGCTGGATAACAGCACCTCGAATCTCCACACCTGAAATGTACCCAGCTTTTAGTGGAGTCTTAGGGTTCGTGGTGCAGAAGATGGCTATTCCAAAACTCAAACCTTTTCTTACAAGCATCAGCCCCTATGCTGATCCAAGTGCAGCCTTTGTAAAAGATTTCTGGGAGATGATGGTGGGCTGCACACCTGATCCACTTGGGGAGCACACAGGCACTAAGGCAGTGCATGAAGTATGCACTGGAAATGAGACATTAATGAATTCACAGGATGTGTTCTTCAATGTCACAGAGCTCAGAGTGACTTATAATGTCTACAACGCAGTTTATGCCATCGCTCACGCCCTTCATCAGCTGGTTTTCTGCCAACCAGCTGGAGGAAAAGTaatgaaaccatgtttgaaTTTATCAGAAATTCAGCCCAAAAAG GTCACTGATCACCTAAGAAGGGTGAATTTCAGGAACCAGTTTGgggatgatgtgttttttgatgCCAATGGTGACCCTCCTGCTTCTTATGATCTTATCAACTGGCAGCTGAAAGATGGTCAGGTGCAACATGTCACAGTGGGtcattttgtttctgctgctaaTGGTGATTATAAGCTCAGCATCAAGGATGAAGACATTGTGTGGCGGACAGGAGAAATG GTTCCAAAATCTGTGTGCTCTAATATTTGTCCAAAAGGAACAAGAAAAGCTCAAATAAAGGGAAAACCAGCCTGCTGTTTTGACTGTATTCCGTGTGCTGATGGAACTATAGCCAATTCAACAG GTGCAGCTGACTGCACTCCCTGTCCTCGGGAATACTGGTCCAATGAGGGAAAATATGAGTGCATTCCTAAAACAGTTGAGTTCCTGACGTACGTTGAGCCGATGGGAATCGCTCTCACAGTGGTATCCCTAATAGGGGCTTTACTGTCTTTGGTCACAATGATTGTCTTCATCTGCTACAGAGAAACTCCTGTCATAAAGGCCAGCAACTCTGAGCTCAGCTGTTTCctgctgttttctctttttttgtgtttcctctgtccCCTCACTTTCATGGGCAGACCCACAGTCTGGACGTGCATGCTGCGCCACACAGCATTTGGTGTCACGTTTGCACTTTGTATTTCCTGTGTCTTGGAAAAAACTATAGTTGTAGTCACAGCTTTCAAGGCTACAATCCCTGGCAAGAAAGCCGCAGCAAAGTTTGGGCCTGCACAGCAGAGGATAATAGTTTGCTCCTGCACTTTGATTCAGATAGTTATATGTGTGTTGTGGCTGAAATTGAACCCCCCTTTCTCAGACATGGTTTTCAGATACAGCAACACAAAGATTGTTCTAGAGTGCAACACAGGCTCTGAGGCTGCTTTTTATGCAGTACTGGGTTACATTGGGATCCTTGCAATAATATGTCTGGCCCTGGCTTTTCTAGCAAGAAAGTTGCCTGATAACTTTAATGAAGCTAAATTTATCACATTCAGCATGCTGATATTCTGTGCTGTCTGGATCACCTTTATCCCAGCGTATGTCAGCTCTCCTGGGAAgttcactgtagctgttgagaTATTTGCCATTTTATCTTCAGCATTTGGATTATTGATAAGCATTTTTGCACCAAAATGTTACATAATATTGATCAAGCCAGAAAAAAATACCAAGAAACATGTCATGggaaaactgtaa